In one Bacteroidota bacterium genomic region, the following are encoded:
- a CDS encoding amino acid racemase — MTVGFPRLPALFVLAPLLSQAPYLDPDEQHAIGVLGGLGPYAGLDLVRTLFDETEAHRDQEHLPVTLISYPGRIPDRATWIADQDAPSPVPAMVEILRRLDNAGCAVAGIPCNTAHAPVLFDHLTDALSIEGRSLKLLHIIDAIVAHVTEIAPEAQRIGVLATSSSIQNRLHEVGLKAAGLEAVRPAPTVQETLVQPTIYDDTWGLKAQSQPTARARQNLLDAIDHLKAEGAEAVILGCTELPLAIPEPEVAGLPMVNSTRALARALIRATHPAELRPVRVAV; from the coding sequence TTGACGGTCGGTTTCCCCCGCCTTCCTGCGCTCTTCGTGCTCGCCCCGCTCCTGTCCCAAGCTCCTTACCTCGACCCCGACGAGCAGCACGCCATCGGGGTGCTCGGTGGGCTTGGACCCTACGCGGGCCTCGACCTCGTGCGGACGCTCTTCGACGAAACCGAAGCGCACCGCGATCAGGAGCATCTGCCGGTGACGCTGATCTCCTATCCGGGGCGCATCCCAGACCGCGCGACGTGGATCGCGGACCAGGACGCCCCGAGCCCGGTCCCAGCAATGGTGGAGATCTTACGCCGCCTCGACAACGCGGGCTGCGCCGTGGCAGGCATCCCCTGCAACACTGCCCATGCGCCGGTCCTGTTCGACCATCTCACCGACGCGCTCAGCATCGAGGGACGCAGCCTGAAGCTGCTCCACATCATCGACGCCATCGTGGCGCACGTGACGGAAATAGCCCCGGAGGCCCAGCGGATCGGCGTACTCGCCACCTCGTCGTCGATCCAGAATCGCCTGCACGAGGTCGGCCTCAAAGCTGCAGGCCTCGAAGCCGTCCGACCCGCCCCCACCGTGCAAGAGACGCTCGTCCAGCCGACGATCTACGACGACACGTGGGGGCTGAAGGCGCAGAGCCAGCCGACGGCGCGGGCGCGGCAGAACTTGCTCGACGCCATCGACCACCTGAAGGCCGAGGGCGCCGAGGCAGTCATTCTGGGCTGCACGGAGCTCCCGCTCGCCATTCCCGAGCCTGAGGTGGCAGGCCTGCCGATGGTCAACTCGACGCGGGCGCTGGCGCGGGCGCTCATCCGCGCGACGCACCCCGCGGAGCTACGGCCCGTGAGGGTGGCAGTCTGA